In Melopsittacus undulatus isolate bMelUnd1 chromosome 6, bMelUnd1.mat.Z, whole genome shotgun sequence, the following proteins share a genomic window:
- the LOC101875505 gene encoding transcription cofactor HES-6-like isoform X1, producing the protein MLILGYKYSTGAAEQQRAQRGNWRDPLLTASCPPHPILPSACVTMTATATSGSTHKLASTKEERKLRKPLIERKRRERINNCLDQLKETVVGAFHLDQSKLEKADILEMTVKHLQNIQSSKMMADSKVGLEAQQRYSTGYIQCMHEVHNLLLTCEWMDKTLGARLLNHLLKSLPRSGEDACKAALRSLSPSQHPLLTSKGPLSPKGSARGTNLSQERFYAVENKQASKNSFQLPPLSAFSQADAAPPRQVLQPNFSHNNPRMGSLDMWRPW; encoded by the exons ATGCTAATTCTGGGTTATAAATACAGCACAGGAGCAGCGGAGCAGCAAAGAGCCCAGCGCGGGAACTGGAGAGACCCACTGCTGACTGCCTCCTGCCCgccccatcccatccttccCAGTGCCTGCGTTACAATGACCGCCACAGCCACCTCCGGCAGCACCCACAAGCTGGCCAGCAccaaggaggagaggaag TTACGGAAACCCCTCATTGAGCGGAAGCGAAGGGAAAGGATTAATAACTGCTTAGACCAGCTGAAGGAGACGGTTGTGGGTGCATTTCACTTGGAT CAGTCTAAACTGGAAAAAGCAGACATCCTCGAAATGACGGTGAAGCACCTCCAGAACATCCAGAGCAGCAAGATGATGG CTGACTCCAAAGTGGGTCTGGAAGCCCAGCAGCGGTACAGCACCGGGTACATCCAGTGCATGCACGAGGTGCACAACCTCCTCCTCACCTGCGAGTGGATGGACAAGACCCTCGGGGCGCGCCTCTTGAACCATCTGCTCAAATCCTTGCCCAGGTCAGGTGAAGATGCCTGCAAAGCAGCATTAAGGTCCTTGAGCCCATCCCAGCACCCTCTCTTGACATCAAAAGGCCCCCTGAGCCCTAAGGGGAGCGCTCGGGGCACAAACCTATCACAGGAGCGTTTCTATGCTGTGGAGAACAAGCAGGCTTCCAAAAACTCCTTTCAGCTGCCACCACTGTCTGCTTTCAGCCAGGCTGATGCTGCACCTCCCAGACAGGTCCTGCAGCCCAATTTTTCCCATAACAACCCTAGAATGGGGTCATTAGATATGTGGAGACCGTGGTAA
- the LOC101875505 gene encoding transcription cofactor HES-6-like isoform X2, which produces MLILGYKYSTGAAEQQRAQRGNWRDPLLTASCPPHPILPSACVTMTATATSGSTHKLASTKEERKLRKPLIERKRRERINNCLDQLKETVVGAFHLDSKLEKADILEMTVKHLQNIQSSKMMADSKVGLEAQQRYSTGYIQCMHEVHNLLLTCEWMDKTLGARLLNHLLKSLPRSGEDACKAALRSLSPSQHPLLTSKGPLSPKGSARGTNLSQERFYAVENKQASKNSFQLPPLSAFSQADAAPPRQVLQPNFSHNNPRMGSLDMWRPW; this is translated from the exons ATGCTAATTCTGGGTTATAAATACAGCACAGGAGCAGCGGAGCAGCAAAGAGCCCAGCGCGGGAACTGGAGAGACCCACTGCTGACTGCCTCCTGCCCgccccatcccatccttccCAGTGCCTGCGTTACAATGACCGCCACAGCCACCTCCGGCAGCACCCACAAGCTGGCCAGCAccaaggaggagaggaag TTACGGAAACCCCTCATTGAGCGGAAGCGAAGGGAAAGGATTAATAACTGCTTAGACCAGCTGAAGGAGACGGTTGTGGGTGCATTTCACTTGGAT TCTAAACTGGAAAAAGCAGACATCCTCGAAATGACGGTGAAGCACCTCCAGAACATCCAGAGCAGCAAGATGATGG CTGACTCCAAAGTGGGTCTGGAAGCCCAGCAGCGGTACAGCACCGGGTACATCCAGTGCATGCACGAGGTGCACAACCTCCTCCTCACCTGCGAGTGGATGGACAAGACCCTCGGGGCGCGCCTCTTGAACCATCTGCTCAAATCCTTGCCCAGGTCAGGTGAAGATGCCTGCAAAGCAGCATTAAGGTCCTTGAGCCCATCCCAGCACCCTCTCTTGACATCAAAAGGCCCCCTGAGCCCTAAGGGGAGCGCTCGGGGCACAAACCTATCACAGGAGCGTTTCTATGCTGTGGAGAACAAGCAGGCTTCCAAAAACTCCTTTCAGCTGCCACCACTGTCTGCTTTCAGCCAGGCTGATGCTGCACCTCCCAGACAGGTCCTGCAGCCCAATTTTTCCCATAACAACCCTAGAATGGGGTCATTAGATATGTGGAGACCGTGGTAA